CGTGCCCATGCGATTGAAGTGCTGGCGCAGGCCTTCCATGAAGCCGCGATCGACGATGGCGCGTTGCTGCTGGATCAGCTGGCGCGAGTACAGGCATTGCTGCTGCTCAGCGGGACTGCGCGAGCGCTCGGCCAGCGCGTACAGGCGCTGCTCGGCCTCGCCAAGGCACTGGCGAAGTGGCGCCTCGAGCCAGCTCATGCAGAGTGCGTGCGTTTCTTCGATCAGCCGACGGGCGCGGGGCGCCCAGCTGGCGTGATCGGGGCGCAAGTCTCTGTCGGATGCAAGCGGTGGCCGTCGACCCTGCTGTTCGACTTCCATGACACACCTTGTTGGATTCCCCCCGGATGGCGGCGAGTCTAAAGGGCCCCTTGGGCGCTCGCCATCGGCCGGACGGTGGATTCAGTCAAGAAAACCGGAAATGACGTCGTTGAGGAAGCGCTGGCCGAGAGGGGTCGTCTGTAGATGACCGGCCTCGGTGGTCAGCCAGCCTCGCTCACGGGCCCGGGTGAGGGCGGCGGCGATGCGTTCGTCCGGCAGGCCGGTGCGTTCGGCGAAATCCGTCATGGGCACGCCGTCGATCAGGCGCAGGGCATTGAGCATGTATTCGAATGGCAGCTCGTCCACGGCCACCGGGCCGCCGCCGCCGATCCGCTCCGGGCCGCCGGGCGAGGCCAGGTAGGCCTTGGGGTGACGGGTCTTCCAGCGGCGGAGTACCTCGCCGGTGGCGAGGTCGGAGATCTTGCCGTGCGCGCCGGCGCCAATGCCCAGGTAGTCGCCGAAGCGCCAGTAGTTGAGGTTGTGCGCGCAACGGCGGTCAGCGCCCGCATACGCGGATACCTCGTATTGCCTATAGCCGGCGGCACCCAGCTGCTGTTCGCAGGCCTCCTGCATGGCCCACGCATGATCGTCGTCGGGCAGGGGCGGCGGATTCGCAGCGAACGCGGTATTCGGCTCCAGGGTCAGCTGGTAGTGCGAGATATGCGTCGGCTGCAAAGCGATGGCGCGCGAGACGTCAGCCAGCGCGCCTTCCTGCGATTGCTCGGGCAGGGCGTACATCAGGTCGAGGTTGATGTTGGCGTAGCCGGCGTCCTGCGCCGACTTCACGGCGGCCTCGGCCTCACTGGCCGAATGGATGCGGCCGAGCCGGCGCAGCTTGTCGTCGTCGAAGCTCTGGATGCCGAACGAGAGGCGATTCACTCCGGCGGACAGATAGCCGTCGAAACGTCCGTGCTCGACGGTGCCCGGATTGGTTTCCAGCGTGATCTCGGTGCCCTCGGGCAACGGCAGGCGCTCGCGCACGCCGTCGAGGAAACGGTCGATCAGTTCGGGCGTGAACAGGCTGGGCGTGCCGCCACCGAAGAAGACGCTGTGCACGGCGCGGCCGTGGACGGCGGCGCCGAAGTCACGCAGGTCGGCGTCCAGGTCGGCGAGCAGGGCGTCGACGTAGGCGTCGTACGGCGGCGGTTCGCCGCGCAGCCCATGGGAGTTGAAGTCGCAATAGGGGCACTTCTTCACGCACCACGGCATGTGGACGTACAGCGACAGCGGCGGTGCGATCAGGGACATGGCTTATCGATGCTGCTCGGCGAGCTGGCTGCGCAGCAGCGCCAGCGCGCGGCCGCGATGGCTGATGCGGTTCTTCAGGCCGGGCGACAGCTCGGCCGCGCTCACCGTTTCGCCATTGGGCAGGAACAAGGGGTCGTAGCCGAAGCCGTGCTCACCGCGTTCTTCGGTGAGCACGCGTCCGTGCCAGCGGCCTTCGGCGATCAGCGGTGCCGGATCGTCGGCATGCTGCAACAGCACCAGCACGCTGATGAAGAACGCGCCACGCTGTTCCGTGGGCACGCCATCGAGCTCACGCAACAGCTTCGCGTTGTTGGCGGCGTTGTCACCGTGGTTGCCGCTGTAGCGCGCCGAATACAGCCCCGGCGCGCCACGCAGATGTTCCACGCACAGGCCCGAGTCGTCCGCCAGCGCCGGCAGCCCGCTGAGGCGCGACGCATGGCGGGCCTTGAGCAAGGCGTTTTCCACGAAGGTGAGGCCGGTTTCGTCAGCATCCGGCACGTTGAAGGCGGACTGCGGTTCGAAGTGCAGCCCGCTGTCGGCCAACAGGGCGTTGAACTCCTTCAGCTTGCCGGGGTTGCTGCTGGCGAGGACGATGCGCGTCATGGTGTTTCCGCGTGGATCAGGACAGTTCCAGCGCCGCGCGCTGGGCGGCGACCAGTTCGGTGATGCCCTTTTCGGCCAGGCCGAGCAGCGCGTCCATCTCGTCGCGACGGAAGGCATGGCCCTCGGCCGTGCCCTGCACTTCGATGAAACCGCCGCCGTCGTTCATCACGACGTTCATGTCGGTGTCGCAGTTGGAGTCCTCGGCGTAGTCCAGGTCGAGCACCGGCACACCCTGGTAGATGCCGACCGAGACGGCGGCGATGGCGCCCATGATCGGGTTGCGGCGCAGGTTCTCGCGCTTCATCAGCAGGGTGACGGCATCCACCAGCGCCACGTAGGCGCCCGTGATGGCGGCCGTGCGGGTGCCGCCGTCGGCCTGGATGACGTCGCAGTCCAGGGTGATCACGCGCTCGCCCAGAGCCTGGCGGTCCACGCAGGCGCGCAGGCTGCGGCCGATCAGCCGCTGGATTTCCATCGTGCGCCCGCCCTGGCCGCCACGCGCGGCTTCGCGCTGCGTGCGGCTGCTGGTGGCGCGGGGCAGCATGCCGTATTCGGCGGTGACCCAGCCTTCACCCTTGCCGCGCAGCCACGGTGGCACGCGGTCTTCGATGCTGGCGGTGCACAGCACACGGGTGTCGCCGAAGCTGACCAGCACCGAACCTTCGGCGTGGCGGGTGTAATGGCGTTCGATGGTGACGTTGCGCAGCTGGTCGCTGGCGCGGCCACTGGGGCGGGTGGGGGAGCTCATGAATGGCGGGCCATTGGGCAAGGCAGGGCGGGAAAGTTTACCATTGCGCCCTTTCCAGCGACTCCAAGGCTCCCCATGACCCGCAGCATGACGGCTTACGCCTCCGCCGAGACGACCGGCCCGGCCGGCACGCTCGCCTGCGAACTGCGCACGGTCAACCATCGCTACCTGGAGCTGAGCCCGCGCCTGCCCGACGAGCTGCGCGTGTTCGAGCCGGCCCTGCGCGAGCGCATCGCGGCCAAGCTGTCGCGCGGCAAGGTGGACGTCACCGTGCGCTTGCGTGGCGAGGCCCGTGCCGAATCGCTGCAGGTCAACGCCACGGCGCTGGCGCGCCTGTCCGAGCTGGCGCTGGACCTGGAAGCGCGCTTTCCGCGCATGAACATCGAATTCACCGAGCTGTTGCGCTTTCCCGGCGTGCTGCAGCAGTCGGACGTGGATCCGGAGGTGCTGCAGGCCGCCCTGCTCGACGTGCTCGACCGCGCACTCGACGCCCTCACCGCCACCCGTGAACGCGAAGGCGCCAAGCTGGCGGTCCTGCTCAAGGAGCGCCTGGACGCCATCGAACGCATCGTCGCCGACGTGCGCACCTTCATGCCGCAGATCCGCGAAGGCCTGCGCGCACGCCTGGAATCGCGCCTGGCCGACCTCAAGCAGCCGGCCGACCCGGGCCGCCTGGAGCAGGAGCTGGTGCTGCAGATCACCCGCAGCGACGTCGATGAGGAACTGGACCGCCTGACCACGCACATCGCCGAGACCCGCCGCGTGCTGGGCACCCGGGAGCCGGTCGGCCGCCGCCTCGATTTCCTCATGCAGGAATTCAACCGCGAAGCGAATACGCTCGGCTCCAAGGCCGTCGACGTGCGCAGCACCAACGCAGCCGTCGAGCTGAAGGTGCTGATCGAACAGATGCGCGAACAGGTGCAGAACATCGAATGAACACGACCGCGCCCCAGTGCACGCTCTTCGTGGTGGCTGCGCCCTCGGGCGCCGGCAAGTCCACGCTGGTCAACGCGCTGCTGGAGCGCGAGCCGGCCATCTCGCTGTCGATCTCGCACACCACGCGACCGCCGCGTCCGGGTGAGCAGTACGGTCGCCATTACTACTTCGTCGAGCGCGATGCCTTCGAGCAGGAGATCGCCGACGGCATCTTCCTCGAGCATGCCGAAGTGCATGGCAATCTCTACGGTACGTCGCGCAACACGGTGGACACGCTGCTGGCCGAAGGCCGCGACGTGCTGCTGGAGATCGACTGGCAGGGCGCACGGCAGATCCGCAAGAGCAAGCCGGACTGCGTGAGCGTGTTCATCCTGCCGCCGTCGCGCGCCGAACTGGAGCGCCGCCTGCGTGGCCGCGGTTCGGACAGCGCCGAGGTCATCGCGCGCCGGCTGCACAACTCGCGCGAGGAGATCGCCCACGCGCATGAGTTCGACTACATCATCGTCAACGACAACTTCGACGATGCGCTCGGTGACCTGCAGTCCATCGTGCGCGCCGTGCGGCAGCGCTCAGGACTGCAATGGAAGCGTCACGAGGCCCTGATCCAGGAGCTGCTGGCCTGACAGTCCGGCTCCCCTGTGGGAGCGCACCCTGTGCGCGACCGCGGCAAAACGGATTGCCTCTGGCCGTGGCTGCCTCCGTGCTGGCGGACCCGGTGATTTTTCAGGCTCGTCGCGCACAGGGTGCGCTCCCACAAGGGAACAGTGGGTTACCAGTAAGGTCTTGTTCCGTTAGCCATTCCTGAGCGCCCTGAGACGGGGCTCATGGCCTTCACGCCCCTATTCAGCTAACTTGGCGACTTTCCCCAGCCCCCTGCCGCCCATGACCGACTCCGTTAGCGCCAAGCCAGACGACAGCGCCCTGGTGCGCGTCCGTGGCCTGACCACGGTGCTCAATGGCAAGAAAGTCTTCGACTCGCTGGATATCGACATTCCGCGCGGCAAGATCACCGCCATCATGGGCCCCAGCGGCACCGGCAAGACCACCCTGCTCAAGCACATCACCGGCCAGATGCGCGGCGAGGCGGGAGAGGTCTGGGTGGACGGCCAGAACGTGGCGAAGCTGTCGCGCGACAAGCTGTTCGAGCTGCGCGAGCGCATCGGTTACCTGTTCCAGAACTCCGCGCTGTTGACCGACTTCGACGTGTTCGAGAACGTGGCCTTCCCGCTGCGTCAGCACACGGAGCTGCCGGAAGTGCTGATCCGCAACATCGTGCTGACCAAGCTGCAGGCCGTCGGCCTGCGCGGTGCCGCGGCATTGATGCCGACGGAGCTGTCGGGCGGCATGGCGCGTCGCGTGGCGCTGGCACGCGCCATCGTGTTCGATCCGATGCTGATCCTGTACGACGAACCCTTCGTCGGCCTCGATCCCATCGCGTTGAACCAGGTGCTCAAGCTGATCCGCACGCTCAACCAGACTCTGGGCATCACCAGCGTGCTGGTGGCGCACGAGCTGGAGGCGATCAAGCAGGTGGCCGACCACATTTACCTCATTGCCAACGGCAAGGTGGTGGCGCAGGGCGACCCCAAGACCATCGCCGACGACGGTTCGCCGTGGACGCGCCAGTTCTTTGGTGGCGATGCCGACGGCCCCGTGCCGTTCCAGTATCCGGCAGGCGACCTGGGCGCGGCGCTCGGTTTTCCAGGGAAGGGCGCATGAGCGCGACGACACGTTCCGAAAACATCGTAGTGCGTTCGCTATCGCAGATCGGCGACTGCGGGCTGTTCCTCCTGCGCATGCTTGCCGCCGTGCCCAGCAGCCTGCGCCACTGGCGCGAAACGGTGCGGCAGCTGTGGTTCGTCGGGGCGATGAGCCTGATCATCATCATGGTCTGCGGCCTGTTCGTGGGCATGGTGCTGGGCCTGCAGCTGTACGACGTGCTGTCGATCTTCGGCGGCACGTCGGCGACCGGCACGGTGGTGGCCATCGCCATCTACCGCGAACTTGGGCCGGTGGTCACCGCCTTGCTTTTCGCCGGTCGTGCCGGCACCTCGGTTACCGCCGAGATCGGCCTGATGCGCGCCACCGACCAGATCGCCGCCATGGAAATGATGGCGGTGGACCCCATCGCTTACGTGGCCGTGCCGCGCTTCCTTGCCGGTGTGATCGCCATGCCCCTGCTGACCTGCGTGTTCTGCGCGCTGGGCATCTTCGGCGGCCACCTGGTGGGTGTGACGTGGCTGGGCATCGACAACGGCACCTTCTGGTCGAACATGACCGCCACCGTCGAGGTGGTGAAGGACGTGATCAACGGCGTGGTCTGGAAGAGCGTCGTGTTCGGCACGGTGGTGTCGCTGATCGCCGTGTTCCAGGGCTACACCACGCCGCCGACCAGCGAGGGCGTCGCCTACGCGACCACGCGCACCGTCGTCGCTTCGTCCATCGCCATCCTGGCGCTGGACTTCGTGCTCACCGCCTTCCTGATGTGAGCGCCTCAATGACCGTATCCATCCACTTTTCCATGAGGATCGTGCCGTGAGCCAGAGACAATCCTATGCCGTCGGCACCGGCCTGTTCATCGTGCTCGGCTTTGCCGCGCTGGGTTACCTCGCCACGCAGACCACGTCGGTGGCCAACACCAGCCGCGGTCCGAGCTACATCGTCGAGGCGCATTTCGCCAACATCGGCCAGCTGAAGGAGCGTGCGCCGGTGAAGGTGGCCGGTGTGCGCGTCGGCCAGGTGCAGTCGATCGTGCTCGATCCGGGCAAGGAGACGGCCGACGTGAAGCTGGCCATCGACAAGCGTTACGACCAGATTCCCGACAACTCGGTGGCCACCATCTTCACCAGCGGCCTGCTGGGTGATCAGTACGTGGGCCTGCAGTACGGCAATTCGAAGAAGAGTCTCACCGACGGTGGCACGCTGGCGCTCACGCGTCCGGCCCAGCAGCTGGAGGAAATGCTCGGCAAGTTCTTCGGCGCCGGCGGCGTGGCGGACAACCTGGGCGGCAGCTATGTGGTCAAGGGCCGCTTCACCAACGTCGGTTCGCTGTCGGTGGGCGCCCCGGTCAAGATGGCCGGCGTGGCCATCGGCACGGTCCAGTCGGTGGTGGCTGACCCGGTCAAGCTCGATGCCGAGGTGAGCCTGGCCATCGACAAGCGCTACAACCAGATTCCGGACGATTCGGCCGCCGCCGTGTTCACCAGTGGTTTGATCGGCACCCAGTACGTTGCCATCCAGCCCGGCGGCTCGCCGGACATGCTCAAGAACGGCGATGAGCTGGTATTGACCCAGTCGGCCCTGCAGATCGAAGACCTGATCGGCAAGTTCCTCGTCAGCGGCTCGTCCTCTGACAAGAAGCCCGCCGACGCCGGCAAGACCGACAGCGGCAAGCATTGAACCGGCGCATCGCGTACCGATATTCCAACGACATGTCTTCCAGGAGTTTCCCCATGTTGCGCAGTTTGGCCATTGCCACCGCCATCGCCTTCGGCAGCGTGATCGCCGCTCCCGTGCTCGCGCAGGACGCCGCGCAGAGCGACGCCTCGCAGCAGACGCCGGTGCAGGTCGTGCAGGCGGTGACCGACGGTCTTTCCAAGGCGATCGACGGCCATCAGCAGGAGCTGAAGAACAACCACGAAAAGCTGATCGGCGTGATCGACAGCGTGTTCCTGCCGCACTTCGACATCGATTACGCGTCGATCCTGGTGCTGGGCCAGCACGCCCGTGAAGCGACGCCCGAGCAGCGCGCGCGCTTCGCCAAGGCGTTCTACAACTCCATCACCCATCGTTACGCCGAAGGCCTGCTCGACTACACCAAGGGTCGCGTGAAGGTGCTGCCGTTCTCCGGCGACCTCAACGACAAGCGCACCATCGTGCGCAGCCAGGTGGTGATGGACGATGGCAAGACGGTGGCCGTCGATTACGCCTTCCGCAAGGACAAGGCGGGCAACTGGAAGGCCTATGATGTGATCATCGAAGGCATTTCCTACATCACCAACTACCGCAACCAGGTGGATGCCGAGATCCGCAAGGTCGGCATCGACAAGCTGACCAGCAACCTGGAAACCCAGGGTGATCAGGCCCTGAAGGAAATGGAGCAGGACACCAAGGGTCAGCCGGGCGCCAAGCCGTGAATGCCGTGCCGGCAGCCGTGCGCATCGACGAGCCCACAGCGGGCAGCGTTCGCGTGGCTGGTGAGCTGACCTTCGGCAATGCCGCCGCGGCGCTTCAGGCGATCGGTGCGGCTGTGGCGCGCGATGGCCGCTCCGTGCTCGACCTGTCGGGTATCACCCGCAGCGACAGCGCGGGCCTGGCCTGCGTGCTGGCGGTACTGGCACAGTCGGCCGAGCGGGGACGCCGGCTCAGCGTGAACCACATGCCCGAGGGCATGCGCCTGCTGGCCAGCGTGTGCGAGGTCGAGGGCCTGATGGCCTGACCGCTCGCGCTATTGCCTGACAGCAAAAAGGGGCCTTTCGGCCCCTTTGTTTTTTGCGCGGGAAACGTGCCTCAATTCTTCTTGGGCTCGGCCGGTGCAGGCTGGTTGTCGTTTGCCTGGGGCTTTTTCTCCGTGTTTTCCCACTTCTGCTGTTCTTCCAGCAGCTGGTCGGGATCGAAGCTCTTGTCCTTCAGGCCTTGCATCTGCTCGATCACGTCTTCCGGCGGGTTGCCGTCATAGATCTGGTAGATGCGCTGCTGGCGGTACGCGTCGCGGATGAAGGCGTACGGGTCGTAGGCCGAGTTGAGGAAGCTTTCCGCGTCGATGGCGCTGGAGCGGATGGTCACCAGATACATCAGCTCAGGCAGGTACTGCTGGCCGTATTCGTAGTGGTTGTTCCGGCTGAAGTAGCTGATCGGGTCGAAGAAGTAGCCGTCCACCGGTACGCGCCAGAAGTCGCGCCCCGTGGTGGGGCCGAACAGCGGGACGACCAGGTACGGGCCGTCCGGCACGCCCCAGCGCGCCAGGGTGATGCCGAAGTCGGTTTCCTTCAGCGGGATGCCCAGCTGGCTGGCCGGATCGAAGAAGCCGCCGATGCCCAGCGTCAGGTTGACGATGAAGCGGCCGCTGCCCTGCAGGGCTTCTTTCGGGCGCGCCTGCAGCAGGTCGTTCGCCACCGAGATCGGCATGTGGATGTTGGTGAAGAAGTCGCTCACGCAACGCCGGATGGTCGGATTGGTCACCTTGCGGTAACCCACGGCCACCGGGCGGATGACGGCCTTGTCCAACGAGTCGTTGAAGGCGTAAACCTTGCGGTTCATCTTCTCGTACGGGTCGTCGGTACGGGGCTTGGCGATCGTGCAGCCGGCGAGCAGTGCGATGGCCACCAGGGGCAGGCTGCGCATGACAAGTGAGCGGAGGGCGGACGGCATGAAGGCGACTGTCCCAAGGGGCTGGAGGGAGTACAATATTGTACTGTCGGGTTTTTTATTATGTACAGGCCCCATAAGTCTATGGGGTCAGGCTGCAGGCCGCGTGAACCGTGCATCATAAGCTTTGCTGCATTGCCAGCAAAGCCCGCGCTGGCTACACTGACAGGTGATAAGTCGCTTTATTCTCTAAGGATTTCAGTAATGGCCCGCATTACCGTCGAAGACTGCCTGCAGGTGGTCGACAACCGCTTCGAACTGGTGCTGATGGCGACCAAGCGCGCCCGCCAGCTCGCCAAGGGTGCCGAGCCGGCAGTCCATCCCGATCATGACAAGCCGACGGTGCTCGCCCTGCGCGAAATCGCCGATCGCCGTATCGACCAGGCCACCATCGACGAGATCGACAAGGCCGAGCGCGAGCGCGCCGAGCGCGAGGCGCTGGAGTGGGCCGCCGCCGAAGTGGACGACGACCTCTCCAAGGGCGGAGACGACTGATGGAAGGCGGCGGCTGTAGCCAGCAACGTCGCGGCGCCGGCTTGTCCGGCGCTTTGCGCTGCGGGCTTGATGCCGCCAACCTCGCGCCACTCAAGCGCAGCGAGGCGGTCGCCTGAGCGGGGACCGAACATCCATGCCGGCCGTCACGGACTCCACCCCTCTGGATACGTCGACGCTGCCCCCGTACGTGCTGGCCCTGAAGGAGCGCGTGGCCTACCTGCCCGAGTCGCAGGTCGCCCGCGTGATCCGCGCCTACGAAGTGGGCGCCGTGGCGCACGAAGGGCAGGCTCGCAAGAGCGGTGAGCCCTACATCACGCATCCCGTCGCTGTGGCCGGCATCCTGGCCGAGCTGGGCATGGACGCCGAGACCATCATCGCGGCGATCCTGCACGACACGCTGGAAGACACCTCGCTGAGCCGTGCCGAGCTCGCCGGCGAGTTCGGCGAGACCGTGGCCGAACTGGTCGACGGCGTCACCAAGCTGGACAAGATGAGCTTCTCCAGCCGGCAGGAGGCGGATGCCGAGAGCTTCCGCAAGATGCTGCTGGCGATGGCGCGCGACCTGCGCGTCATCCTGATCAAGCTGGCCGACCGCCTGCACAACATGCGTACGCTGGGCGCGAAAGATGCGCCGTCGCGCCGCCGCATCGCGCGCGAAACGCTGGAAATCTACGCACCCATCGCCCAGCGCCTGGGCATGAACAAGTTCAAGGCGGAGCTGCAGGATCTGGGCTTCCGCGCGCTGCATCCGGACCGCTACCGCGTGATCAGCGAGCGCATCCGCGCCGCGCTGGGCAATCGCCGCGAAGCGATGGGCAAGATCGAAGCCGCACTGTCCACGCGCCTGACCGCCGACCACATCACCGCGAAGGTGGTGGGGCGGATCAAGTCGCCGTGGAGCATCTATTCGAAGATGCGCAACGAGCACAAGAGCTTCGCGCAGCTGATGGACGTCTACGGCTTTCGCGTGGTGGTCGACTCGGCCATGAGTTGCTACATGGCGTTGGGCGCGGTGCACGGGCTCTACAAGCCGGTGGATCGTCGCTTCAAGGATTTCATCGCCATTCCCAAGGCCAATGGCTACCAGTCGCTGCACACCGTGCTGCTGGGGCCGTTCGGTGCGCCCATCGAGGTGCAGGTCCGCACGGCGGAGATGGATTCGGTGGCCGAGCGCGGCGTCGCCGCGCACTGGGCCTACAAGACCGACTCCGGTCCGGCCAACAGCGCGCAGGCCCGTGCCCGCGAATGGCTGTCGTCGCTGGCGGACAGCCAGGCCAATACCGTTTCGTCGTCCGAGTTCATCGAGAACGTCAAGATCGACCTGTTCCCGGACGAGGTCTACCTGTTCACGCCGCGCGGCGACATCCTTGCGCTGCCGCGCAATGCCACCGCGCTCGACTTTGCCTATGCCGTGCATACCGACGTAGGCGACCACGCGGTGGCGGCGCGTGTGGACAAGAAGCTGGTGCCGTTGCGCACGCGCCTTGAGTCGGGTCAGCTGGTGGAGATCATCACCGCGCCGTCGGCGGTGCCGAACCCGGCCTGGCTGGAGTCGGTGGTCACCGGCAAGGCGCGCACGGCGATCCGCCAGTACCTGAAGCACCTGCAGCACGAGGATGCCGTGGACTTCGGCCACCGCATGCTCGATCGCGCACTCGATGCGCTGGGTACCAGCCTCGATGCGATCCCGCCGGCCGTGCTGGATCGTTTCCTTGAAACGTCCAAGCTCAAACGCCTCGAAGAGTTGCTCTCTGATATCGCCCTGGGCAATCGCATTCCGCACCTGGTGGCCAGCCAGCTGGTCGCGGCGCGCGGCAAGAAATCCTCCGAGGTGCAGCAGGCGACGCACGCCATGGAGAAGATCCGCATTACCGGTGCGGAGCGCGGCGTCCTCAGCTTCAGCAATTGCTGTCATCCGCTGCCGGGCGACGAGATCATCGGTTACCTCTCCTCGGGTAAGGGCATTGTCGTCCATCGCGTCGAATGCCCGAACGTGGTGGAGCTGCGCAAGTCGCCCGAGCGTTGCGTGGCGATCGAGTGGGATCGCGACGTGCAGGGCGATTACCGCGCCGAGCTGCGCATCGAGGTCATCAACCGTCCGGGCGTGCTTGCCACCGTGGCAGCTGCCATCGCGGCGGCCAACTCGAACATCGAGAACGTGGAATACGTCGAGCGCGATGCCGCCGCCGCCACGTTGTTGTTCGCGCTCGAAGTGAAGAATCGCAAGCACCTGG
This genomic interval from Dyella japonica A8 contains the following:
- a CDS encoding RelA/SpoT family protein, with the protein product MPAVTDSTPLDTSTLPPYVLALKERVAYLPESQVARVIRAYEVGAVAHEGQARKSGEPYITHPVAVAGILAELGMDAETIIAAILHDTLEDTSLSRAELAGEFGETVAELVDGVTKLDKMSFSSRQEADAESFRKMLLAMARDLRVILIKLADRLHNMRTLGAKDAPSRRRIARETLEIYAPIAQRLGMNKFKAELQDLGFRALHPDRYRVISERIRAALGNRREAMGKIEAALSTRLTADHITAKVVGRIKSPWSIYSKMRNEHKSFAQLMDVYGFRVVVDSAMSCYMALGAVHGLYKPVDRRFKDFIAIPKANGYQSLHTVLLGPFGAPIEVQVRTAEMDSVAERGVAAHWAYKTDSGPANSAQARAREWLSSLADSQANTVSSSEFIENVKIDLFPDEVYLFTPRGDILALPRNATALDFAYAVHTDVGDHAVAARVDKKLVPLRTRLESGQLVEIITAPSAVPNPAWLESVVTGKARTAIRQYLKHLQHEDAVDFGHRMLDRALDALGTSLDAIPPAVLDRFLETSKLKRLEELLSDIALGNRIPHLVASQLVAARGKKSSEVQQATHAMEKIRITGAERGVLSFSNCCHPLPGDEIIGYLSSGKGIVVHRVECPNVVELRKSPERCVAIEWDRDVQGDYRAELRIEVINRPGVLATVAAAIAAANSNIENVEYVERDAAAATLLFALEVKNRKHLADVIRRVRRTGVVSGAYRYPL